The following proteins are encoded in a genomic region of bacterium:
- the pstA gene encoding phosphate ABC transporter permease PstA gives MHQRKGRYRESFFVGLCAGATILPLVVLVVLVGDVLIDSLGRLSLDFIRSYPSRKPEEAGIWPALIGSLFLIAVTAAIAIPVGIAAAIYLEEYGRKSRVANIIEVNIANLAGVPSIIYGLLGLEIFVRFAHLGRSILAGALTMALLILPVIILSAREALATVPNALREGCFALGATRWQTIRRVVLPMAAPGILTGTILSVARAIGETAPLITIGALTYVGFLPDGLLSPFTVLPIQIFNWLSRPQAGFVTDAAAGIVVLLVILLVLNGFAIYLRNRLQKRIY, from the coding sequence ATGCATCAACGCAAGGGCCGATACCGCGAGTCGTTTTTTGTCGGGCTGTGCGCCGGCGCGACCATTCTTCCGCTTGTCGTTCTTGTCGTGCTCGTCGGCGACGTTCTCATCGACTCGTTGGGGCGCCTCTCGCTTGATTTCATCCGCTCCTACCCGTCGCGCAAGCCCGAGGAAGCGGGCATCTGGCCCGCGCTGATCGGATCCCTGTTCCTGATCGCCGTGACGGCCGCCATCGCCATTCCCGTCGGCATCGCGGCCGCGATTTACCTCGAGGAATACGGGCGCAAGAGCCGTGTCGCGAACATCATCGAGGTCAATATTGCGAACCTCGCGGGCGTGCCCTCGATCATCTACGGCTTGCTCGGCCTGGAGATTTTCGTGCGTTTCGCGCACCTGGGCCGAAGCATTCTCGCCGGCGCGCTGACGATGGCGCTTTTGATTCTGCCGGTCATCATTCTTTCCGCGCGCGAGGCGCTCGCTACGGTGCCGAATGCCCTTCGCGAGGGCTGCTTCGCCCTCGGCGCGACGCGCTGGCAGACGATCCGCCGGGTCGTGCTGCCGATGGCCGCTCCGGGGATTCTGACCGGCACCATTCTTTCGGTCGCGCGCGCCATCGGCGAGACCGCGCCGCTCATCACGATCGGCGCGCTGACGTACGTCGGCTTCCTGCCCGACGGCCTGCTGTCGCCGTTCACCGTTTTGCCGATCCAGATTTTCAACTGGCTCTCGCGGCCGCAGGCGGGATTCGTCACGGACGCCGCGGCCGGCATCGTGGTGCTTCTCGTCATCCTTCTCGTTTTGAACGGGTTTGCGATCTACCTGCGCAATCGCTTGCAAAAACGTATATATTAG